In Pseudomonas sp. MTM4, one genomic interval encodes:
- a CDS encoding Mov34/MPN/PAD-1 family protein, which translates to MKNSVPLSFSSPGAPYTVTFEAAALSKMVSDCVRAGTHETGGILIGKYSSDGSVALISEITSHPKDSISSSVTFQRGTIGLRELLAARWDEGFHYVGEWHYHPGGSPEPSGPDMHTMRSIATNSKYSCREPILIILGGRPPREVKLSATVFPANRPSVRLNPFSYS; encoded by the coding sequence ATGAAGAACTCTGTCCCGCTCTCATTCTCGAGCCCCGGTGCCCCATACACTGTGACCTTTGAGGCTGCAGCCTTAAGTAAGATGGTAAGTGACTGTGTCCGGGCAGGAACGCACGAAACGGGCGGCATTTTGATAGGGAAGTACAGTAGCGACGGGAGCGTTGCCCTTATCTCGGAAATTACATCACACCCCAAGGACTCAATCAGCAGCTCAGTCACCTTCCAACGCGGAACAATTGGGCTGAGAGAATTGCTCGCCGCGCGTTGGGATGAAGGTTTTCACTATGTCGGTGAGTGGCACTATCATCCTGGCGGATCACCGGAACCAAGCGGCCCCGATATGCATACCATGCGATCCATCGCTACAAACTCCAAATACTCGTGTCGAGAACCGATTCTGATCATCTTAGGTGGACGCCCTCCACGAGAAGTAAAGCTCAGTGCAACAGTTTTTCCGGCCAATAGGCCAAGCGTGAGATTAAATCCATTCTCCTATAGCTGA
- a CDS encoding DMT family transporter translates to MPVRQTYLCLLILGTAFWGISFAFTKVGVADGSPFVFLGYKFALATLVLCVIFFRRLKLINKETLLAGVAIGLPLCLGNIFQTVGLQHTSITNTAFITGLDVLLIPVFKWALFRKRVEPRIWLCCAVALTGLYLIVTRAGLTLNPGDIWIMCCAVFFAAYVLTVGFFSHKYDSMLTVITALATCATGCLFAALFDARAEWAPMDSSFWEGVLFCALLATAFMYAVQSAAQKYLEEEKVALTYLFEPIFAAFAGAMLLGETLDGRTLAGAALIFSALLIAEIDVPKFLSRLLRALFAPWARRQ, encoded by the coding sequence ATGCCTGTTCGTCAGACATATCTATGCCTGTTAATCCTCGGAACCGCGTTCTGGGGGATTTCGTTTGCCTTCACCAAAGTGGGTGTTGCGGACGGGTCACCCTTCGTATTCCTGGGGTACAAGTTCGCACTCGCTACGCTAGTGCTTTGCGTGATCTTTTTCAGACGGCTGAAACTGATCAACAAAGAAACGCTCCTGGCCGGCGTGGCCATAGGTCTACCCTTGTGTTTGGGTAACATTTTCCAGACTGTCGGGCTTCAGCACACCAGCATCACCAACACCGCCTTCATCACTGGCCTGGATGTATTGCTCATCCCGGTCTTCAAGTGGGCTCTCTTTCGGAAGCGCGTCGAGCCTCGAATCTGGCTCTGCTGCGCCGTCGCGCTGACAGGGCTCTATCTGATCGTTACGAGGGCCGGGCTTACTCTGAATCCAGGTGACATCTGGATCATGTGCTGTGCAGTCTTTTTTGCCGCATATGTGCTCACGGTTGGCTTCTTCTCGCATAAGTACGACTCGATGCTTACGGTCATCACTGCGCTGGCTACCTGCGCTACTGGATGCCTTTTTGCTGCACTTTTCGACGCTAGGGCCGAATGGGCCCCAATGGATTCCTCCTTCTGGGAAGGAGTTCTGTTCTGCGCGTTGCTCGCCACAGCCTTCATGTACGCGGTTCAGAGTGCTGCGCAGAAGTATCTCGAAGAAGAAAAAGTAGCCCTGACCTACCTGTTCGAGCCCATCTTCGCAGCATTCGCGGGAGCGATGCTCCTTGGCGAAACCTTGGATGGAAGAACCCTGGCCGGTGCAGCTCTCATCTTTTCAGCTCTGCTGATCGCCGAGATTGATGTACCCAAGTTCTTATCCCGCCTGCTGCGCGCCCTGTTTGCCCCGTGGGCTAGGCGCCAATGA
- a CDS encoding DUF4113 domain-containing protein, with product MPEGRGTVRLGRIPAAPKWAMRREMPSQRYTTRWDERQLSAKSSRSDISAKAGLFTRRRNRAVLRSVSIL from the coding sequence ATGCCCGAGGGCAGGGGTACAGTGCGACTCGGTCGTATCCCTGCAGCCCCTAAGTGGGCGATGCGGCGCGAGATGCCGTCGCAGCGGTACACGACGCGGTGGGATGAGCGGCAGCTATCGGCCAAAAGCAGCCGCTCGGATATCTCTGCAAAAGCTGGGCTCTTCACTCGACGAAGAAATCGAGCCGTGTTGAGATCTGTGTCTATACTTTGA
- a CDS encoding MbcA/ParS/Xre antitoxin family protein produces MAATDTPHAGKVAMKFFFNLMEKWGCSEDEQKVLLGGIGNDAYHKYKSSPEICLCHDLMERISYLMGIHRSLRVIFSNHADYGYHWVRKPNKTPPFNGQSALQLMLSGRTAELAEVRRYLDSVREPPF; encoded by the coding sequence ATGGCAGCCACAGATACTCCGCATGCAGGCAAGGTCGCGATGAAATTTTTCTTCAACCTTATGGAGAAATGGGGCTGCTCTGAGGATGAGCAGAAGGTTCTGCTAGGAGGCATCGGCAACGATGCTTACCACAAGTACAAGAGCTCGCCGGAGATATGCCTGTGTCACGATCTTATGGAGAGGATTTCCTACCTGATGGGGATCCACAGGTCCTTGAGGGTGATCTTCAGTAACCACGCCGACTACGGTTACCATTGGGTAAGAAAACCCAATAAAACACCTCCCTTCAATGGCCAAAGCGCTCTGCAGTTAATGCTGTCTGGCCGTACTGCTGAACTGGCCGAGGTGCGCCGCTATCTAGATTCGGTACGAGAACCACCTTTCTAA
- a CDS encoding MbcA/ParS/Xre antitoxin family protein: MRKKPSVRKQSVPLSSGQYNKVLERAISVFGNQKLAEEWLGRPCRYFNGEMPSAIITDPVGLQAVEAYLQRIEHGVYQ; this comes from the coding sequence ATGCGCAAAAAGCCTTCAGTAAGGAAACAATCGGTTCCGTTAAGCTCTGGCCAGTACAACAAAGTGCTGGAGCGGGCGATTAGCGTCTTTGGTAACCAGAAACTGGCCGAGGAATGGCTTGGCCGACCCTGCAGGTACTTCAATGGTGAGATGCCATCGGCAATTATCACTGATCCGGTAGGGTTGCAGGCTGTCGAGGCATACTTGCAGCGCATCGAGCACGGCGTATACCAGTGA
- a CDS encoding ThiF family adenylyltransferase: MCGRRIVLIGAGSLGSSVAENLLRMGVCELGILDYDWVMMGNLSRHTLSMQAVGHKKAKALAAHLNGCMPDAKVRAFDTVFPPHSEQLKQAVRSYDVIVDCTGDDEVLDALASFDWQSEKLFVSLAMTWRAEGLFAYAASESSFPAIDAKAQFSASPTPTFDDLDEKIEGIGCWHAVFPATADDVQLWGAIGSKFIRRAVLSPGRHYEYFRQMPDGTVEHAK, translated from the coding sequence ATGTGCGGGCGTCGAATTGTATTGATAGGCGCAGGTTCTCTCGGAAGCTCAGTCGCAGAGAACCTCCTCCGTATGGGCGTTTGCGAACTGGGTATTCTGGATTACGACTGGGTGATGATGGGCAATCTCAGCCGCCATACGCTCTCCATGCAGGCGGTGGGGCACAAGAAAGCCAAGGCTCTTGCTGCGCACCTCAACGGATGCATGCCCGATGCAAAGGTCAGGGCGTTTGATACCGTGTTTCCGCCCCATAGCGAACAGCTCAAACAAGCAGTCAGAAGCTATGATGTGATTGTCGACTGCACGGGCGACGATGAAGTATTGGATGCTCTGGCTTCGTTCGATTGGCAGAGTGAAAAGCTCTTTGTGAGCCTAGCTATGACGTGGCGAGCGGAAGGCCTTTTCGCGTATGCCGCTTCCGAATCGAGCTTTCCAGCCATAGATGCCAAGGCCCAATTCTCAGCCTCTCCCACCCCGACCTTCGACGACTTAGACGAAAAGATCGAAGGTATCGGATGCTGGCATGCCGTATTCCCTGCGACCGCCGATGATGTTCAGCTATGGGGAGCGATTGGTAGCAAATTCATCCGTAGGGCCGTATTGAGTCCAGGAAGGCACTACGAGTATTTCCGGCAAATGCCGGACGGCACAGTCGAGCATGCAAAATGA
- a CDS encoding YegP family protein, with product MSGTFEIYNDKAGEFRFRLKANNGQAILASEGYKDKSGCLNGVESVKKNAPDDARYERKASGADKFMFNLKAGNHQVVGTSQSYASEASRDKGIESVKNHAPDAKVVEVGN from the coding sequence ATGTCTGGGACGTTTGAAATATACAACGACAAAGCGGGTGAATTTCGTTTTCGGCTCAAAGCCAACAATGGCCAAGCAATTCTGGCCAGCGAGGGCTACAAGGATAAGTCTGGATGTCTAAATGGAGTCGAGTCAGTCAAAAAAAATGCGCCTGATGATGCACGCTACGAGCGTAAGGCCAGCGGGGCTGACAAGTTTATGTTCAACCTTAAGGCGGGTAATCACCAAGTAGTCGGGACGAGCCAGTCATATGCCTCCGAAGCCTCACGCGACAAGGGTATCGAGTCGGTGAAAAACCACGCACCCGACGCTAAGGTTGTTGAGGTGGGCAATTAA